The following proteins are co-located in the uncultured Draconibacterium sp. genome:
- a CDS encoding alpha-glucuronidase, giving the protein MIKLLTALFVFVLISTGVGAENGHKLWLRANSTIPVEVRSSIKPPTIDIAINELKNGWKGKAGEVIELKIVKDKLLKDDGFRINDKSIQAKTDAGLLYGAFEILRRQQSGESIAEEIVNPSYNLRILNRWDNLNGSVERGYAGRSIFWRGIDSLEVSVEDINLWKEYARANASVGINATLLNNVNASPSVLTTPVLERAKAVADVLRPYGIKTYLAVNFASPEVIGGLETADPFDPAVKAWWKEKVKEIYTLIPDFGGFLVKANSEGQPGPQNFGRNHADGANMMAEALEPYNGFVMWRAFVYDPSDEDRAKQAYNEFMPLDGQFHDNVIIQVKNGPIDFQPREPFSPLFGAMKKTTVMPELQVTMEYLGQSVHLVFLATMWEEFLKSETWQEGAGSMVARCTDGSIFNQKYSAIAGVANIGLDANWCGHDFAQANWYAFGRQAWNHSISSAQIADEWLKLTFGPQNLDEETSSYDLEWNLSFLQPVKQMMLNSREATVNYMMPLGLHHIFSAHAHYGPGPWWAPRGMRADWTPPYYHQADSLGIGFDRTASGSDAISQYHEPLAGQLADLNTCPEAFLLWFHHVSWGHKMKSGRTLWNELCYRYDDGVKQVRDFQQVWDKAERFVDAERFAAIQHKLTKHSMNAQEWKDACLLYFQQFSKQPIPYELERPLFNLDELLERDRQRVRRNQ; this is encoded by the coding sequence ATGATCAAGTTACTGACAGCACTTTTTGTTTTTGTTTTAATAAGTACCGGAGTAGGGGCCGAAAATGGTCACAAGCTGTGGCTGAGAGCCAATAGCACTATCCCGGTTGAAGTGAGGAGTTCAATAAAACCGCCTACCATCGACATTGCAATTAACGAACTAAAGAATGGCTGGAAGGGAAAAGCCGGAGAGGTTATTGAGTTGAAGATTGTAAAGGATAAACTGCTGAAAGACGATGGTTTTCGTATAAACGATAAAAGTATACAAGCCAAAACTGATGCAGGCTTACTTTACGGCGCTTTTGAAATTTTACGCAGGCAACAAAGCGGCGAATCAATAGCTGAAGAAATTGTGAATCCGTCGTATAATTTGCGCATACTAAACCGTTGGGATAATCTTAATGGAAGCGTTGAACGGGGGTACGCCGGACGTTCTATTTTTTGGCGTGGAATCGATTCGCTGGAAGTATCGGTAGAAGATATAAACCTTTGGAAAGAGTATGCCCGTGCCAATGCTTCGGTAGGAATTAATGCTACCTTACTGAACAATGTAAATGCTTCACCATCCGTATTAACAACACCTGTTTTGGAGCGGGCAAAAGCTGTTGCCGATGTACTGCGCCCTTACGGAATAAAAACATACCTGGCTGTTAACTTTGCTTCGCCTGAAGTAATTGGTGGCCTCGAAACTGCCGACCCTTTTGATCCTGCTGTAAAAGCCTGGTGGAAGGAGAAAGTAAAAGAAATATATACGTTAATTCCCGATTTTGGTGGTTTCCTGGTAAAGGCAAACAGCGAAGGACAGCCCGGACCGCAAAACTTTGGGCGTAACCACGCCGATGGTGCCAATATGATGGCCGAAGCGCTCGAACCTTACAACGGTTTTGTAATGTGGCGTGCCTTTGTTTATGATCCATCGGATGAAGACCGTGCCAAACAAGCGTACAATGAATTTATGCCGCTGGATGGACAATTCCATGATAATGTGATTATACAGGTAAAAAACGGTCCTATCGATTTTCAGCCACGCGAACCGTTTAGCCCCTTATTTGGTGCCATGAAAAAGACAACTGTAATGCCCGAATTGCAGGTTACAATGGAATATTTGGGACAGTCGGTGCATCTGGTTTTTCTGGCTACCATGTGGGAAGAATTTCTAAAAAGCGAAACCTGGCAGGAAGGTGCAGGCAGTATGGTTGCCCGTTGCACCGATGGCAGTATTTTTAATCAGAAATACAGCGCTATTGCAGGCGTTGCAAACATCGGGCTTGATGCCAACTGGTGTGGTCACGATTTTGCTCAGGCCAACTGGTATGCTTTTGGACGGCAGGCCTGGAATCATTCAATTAGCAGCGCACAAATAGCCGATGAATGGTTGAAACTTACTTTCGGGCCACAAAATTTAGATGAAGAAACAAGCTCTTACGACTTGGAGTGGAATCTGTCGTTTTTACAACCGGTGAAACAAATGATGCTTAATAGTCGCGAAGCTACTGTTAATTACATGATGCCTTTGGGGCTTCATCATATTTTCTCGGCACACGCACATTACGGCCCCGGTCCATGGTGGGCTCCCCGTGGTATGCGTGCAGACTGGACTCCACCGTATTATCATCAGGCCGATTCTTTAGGAATTGGATTCGATCGTACGGCTTCGGGCAGCGATGCAATTAGCCAATACCACGAGCCGCTTGCCGGCCAGTTAGCCGACCTGAATACCTGTCCTGAAGCGTTTTTGCTTTGGTTTCATCATGTTTCGTGGGGTCATAAAATGAAAAGTGGCAGAACACTTTGGAATGAGCTATGCTATCGGTATGACGATGGCGTGAAGCAAGTGCGCGATTTTCAACAGGTTTGGGACAAAGCAGAGCGTTTTGTCGATGCGGAACGATTTGCAGCCATTCAGCATAAACTTACAAAACACAGTATGAATGCACAGGAATGGAAAGACGCCTGTTTGCTTTATTTTCAGCAATTCAGTAAACAACCAATCCCTTATGAACTGGAACGACCATTATTTAACCTGGATGAACTGCTCGAACGTGACAGACAGCGGGTTCGACGTAATCAATAG
- a CDS encoding glycoside hydrolase family 97 catalytic domain-containing protein, translated as MKSYILAIFFILIIGPITAQQNQITSPDGKLVVSVEIKEGVPVYSVLLNSKIFIKESPLGMETNIGDFTQELTLSESVQTREIKDSYELRNIKQSKVDYTANEAVFSFLKNDKAVFDVVFQLSNNDIAFRYKVHPQKETRSCVVNSESTGFVFPEGTTTFLCPQMKPMTGFARTAPSYETDYTLDDEMGKNGWGFGYTFPCLFKVNDAGWVLISETGVDSRYCASRLVGNEDKTYSIAYPLKEENNGNGTNTAGIPLPGYTPWRTITVGETLAPIVETTIPFDVVEPLYEASQEYKYGSGSWSWIIKMDGATTFDVQKEYIDFSAAMGFETVLVDALWDTQIGREKIEELAKYAASKDVALYLWYNSNGYWNDAPQGPRGIMDNTIIRRKEMEWMQRIGIRGIKVDFFGGDKQVTMKVYEDILYDANDYGLLVVFHGCTLPRGWERMFPNFASSEAVRASENLHFGQRSCDLEATNGCLHPFIRNAVGSMDFGGSALNEFYNANNTPGRGTKRMTSDVYALATAVLFQSAVQHFALAPNNLTDAPAWAINFLEEVPTTWDEVRFIDGYPGKYVVLARRHVDTWYVAGINAEKENLELTIKLPMIAAGSNYRIYSDDAALNGKLETERLAKSQEINISIPGNGGLLIVNQK; from the coding sequence GTGAAAAGTTACATTCTTGCAATATTTTTTATTCTTATTATTGGCCCAATCACAGCACAACAAAATCAGATAACAAGTCCTGATGGAAAACTTGTTGTTTCAGTGGAAATTAAAGAAGGAGTGCCTGTTTACAGCGTTTTGTTAAACAGTAAAATTTTTATCAAAGAATCTCCACTCGGAATGGAAACCAATATTGGCGATTTTACCCAGGAACTTACCCTTTCTGAATCCGTTCAGACAAGAGAGATAAAAGATTCTTACGAACTCCGAAACATCAAACAAAGCAAGGTTGATTACACGGCTAACGAAGCTGTTTTTTCATTTCTGAAAAATGATAAAGCAGTTTTTGATGTGGTCTTTCAGCTTAGCAATAATGATATTGCTTTTCGATACAAAGTGCATCCGCAAAAAGAAACCCGGAGTTGTGTGGTAAACAGCGAATCAACAGGTTTTGTATTCCCCGAAGGAACCACAACCTTTTTGTGTCCGCAAATGAAACCCATGACCGGTTTTGCCCGCACCGCTCCAAGTTACGAAACCGATTATACCCTCGACGATGAAATGGGTAAAAACGGATGGGGATTTGGATACACTTTCCCTTGTCTGTTTAAGGTGAACGATGCCGGTTGGGTACTGATATCGGAAACCGGAGTCGACAGCCGTTATTGTGCCAGCCGCCTGGTTGGAAATGAAGACAAAACCTACTCGATTGCCTATCCTTTAAAAGAAGAAAATAACGGAAACGGCACCAACACCGCCGGAATTCCCTTGCCGGGATATACTCCATGGCGAACCATTACGGTTGGCGAAACACTGGCACCTATTGTAGAAACCACCATTCCTTTTGATGTGGTGGAGCCACTTTACGAGGCCTCGCAAGAATATAAATACGGAAGTGGAAGTTGGAGTTGGATTATAAAAATGGACGGTGCAACAACTTTTGATGTTCAAAAAGAATACATTGATTTTAGTGCTGCAATGGGATTTGAAACCGTTCTGGTAGATGCCTTGTGGGATACGCAGATCGGTCGCGAAAAAATTGAGGAATTGGCAAAATATGCAGCTTCAAAAGATGTTGCTTTGTATTTGTGGTACAATTCGAACGGGTACTGGAACGATGCTCCGCAGGGGCCACGCGGAATTATGGATAATACTATAATCCGCCGAAAAGAAATGGAGTGGATGCAACGAATTGGAATTCGCGGTATTAAAGTTGATTTTTTTGGTGGCGACAAACAGGTAACCATGAAGGTGTATGAAGACATTTTATACGATGCCAATGATTACGGTCTGTTAGTTGTCTTTCATGGTTGTACCTTACCTCGTGGATGGGAGCGCATGTTCCCGAACTTTGCCTCTTCCGAAGCTGTTCGTGCCAGCGAAAATCTACACTTCGGTCAACGAAGCTGCGACCTCGAAGCCACAAATGGCTGTTTACATCCTTTTATTCGCAATGCCGTTGGTAGCATGGATTTTGGCGGAAGCGCCCTAAACGAGTTTTACAATGCCAACAATACGCCGGGAAGAGGAACGAAGCGAATGACTTCGGATGTTTATGCCCTGGCAACAGCTGTTTTGTTTCAAAGTGCAGTGCAGCATTTTGCACTGGCACCCAACAACCTGACTGATGCCCCTGCATGGGCCATTAATTTTCTGGAAGAAGTACCTACCACCTGGGACGAAGTACGTTTTATCGACGGTTATCCCGGGAAATATGTGGTTTTGGCACGCAGACATGTCGATACCTGGTATGTAGCTGGTATTAACGCAGAGAAAGAAAACCTGGAGTTAACGATAAAGCTGCCAATGATAGCTGCCGGAAGTAACTACCGGATTTATAGTGACGATGCAGCGTTGAATGGAAAGCTTGAAACGGAACGACTGGCTAAAAGTCAGGAAATAAATATTTCGATTCCGGGCAATGGCGGGCTACTGATCGTGAACCAGAAATAG
- a CDS encoding carboxylesterase family protein: MKKTFYLIAFAIIVLMNACSQLPPEQVKVEQGIVEGTIEDGLRIFKCVPFAAPPVGDLRWKAPQPAEKWEGVKETKEFGPSPMQGGNPPAGKSEDCLYLNIWTPAMSAEEKLPVLVWIYGGGFSGGATSYYDGTILAKEGVVLVSVAYRVNQFGFLAHPELSAESPNHVSGNYGILDQIAGLQWIQDNISAFGGDPSKVTIFGESAGGISVSMLCASPLAKGLFSGAISQSGGSFGPTRPRTFPGENMKTLEKAEADGVEYMQKAGVSSLTELRALDADDVPSGFGMAGGWPIVDGYVIPDDQYKLYEEGKYNDVPVLIGYNSDEGASFSREREPEQYYAGVRARYGEFADKLIEAYPAGENTVPKTARDLSRDAAFGWHTWSWARLQSETGQSDVYLYYFDQHPDYPEDSPRYGYGSPHGQDVAFVFGLKPEDKHENESDLALSEVMVDYWTNFAKYGDPNGEGIPEWPVFSNENPDVMYLKGATPFVGEVPSAASLEVLNEYFEWRRSSEGKEWVNSLE; encoded by the coding sequence ATGAAAAAAACATTCTATTTAATTGCATTCGCAATCATTGTTTTAATGAATGCTTGTTCTCAGCTTCCGCCCGAGCAGGTAAAAGTTGAACAGGGAATTGTAGAAGGAACCATTGAAGATGGACTTCGGATTTTTAAATGCGTGCCGTTTGCCGCACCTCCGGTAGGCGATTTGCGCTGGAAAGCACCTCAACCTGCCGAAAAGTGGGAAGGCGTAAAAGAAACTAAAGAATTTGGGCCATCTCCAATGCAGGGCGGTAATCCTCCGGCTGGAAAAAGCGAAGACTGTTTGTACCTGAACATCTGGACTCCGGCAATGTCGGCCGAAGAAAAACTGCCCGTGTTGGTGTGGATTTACGGCGGCGGTTTTAGTGGCGGAGCAACTTCGTATTACGACGGAACCATATTGGCAAAAGAGGGAGTTGTTTTGGTAAGTGTTGCATACCGCGTAAATCAGTTTGGCTTTTTGGCGCACCCTGAATTGAGTGCCGAAAGCCCGAATCATGTTTCTGGAAACTACGGGATTCTCGACCAGATTGCCGGATTACAATGGATACAGGATAACATTTCCGCTTTTGGTGGCGATCCTTCGAAAGTTACCATCTTTGGCGAATCGGCCGGAGGTATTTCGGTAAGTATGTTGTGTGCATCGCCTTTGGCAAAAGGTCTTTTTAGCGGTGCTATTTCGCAAAGTGGTGGGTCGTTTGGACCAACCCGTCCAAGAACTTTCCCGGGCGAAAACATGAAAACACTGGAAAAGGCAGAAGCCGATGGCGTGGAGTACATGCAAAAAGCAGGCGTTTCAAGTTTGACTGAACTTCGTGCTTTGGATGCCGACGACGTGCCAAGCGGTTTCGGAATGGCCGGAGGATGGCCAATTGTTGATGGTTATGTAATTCCCGACGATCAGTATAAACTTTACGAAGAAGGAAAATACAACGATGTGCCTGTGCTTATCGGGTACAATTCGGATGAGGGAGCAAGTTTCTCGCGCGAAAGGGAACCCGAACAATATTATGCCGGCGTAAGAGCGCGGTACGGAGAATTTGCCGACAAACTGATTGAAGCTTATCCGGCAGGTGAAAACACGGTTCCTAAAACCGCACGCGACCTGTCGCGCGATGCCGCTTTTGGCTGGCATACCTGGAGTTGGGCGCGTTTGCAATCGGAAACCGGACAATCGGATGTGTATTTGTACTATTTCGATCAGCACCCCGATTATCCTGAAGATTCGCCTCGTTACGGATATGGTTCGCCACACGGACAGGATGTTGCCTTTGTGTTTGGATTGAAGCCAGAAGATAAACATGAAAATGAATCAGATCTGGCACTTTCGGAAGTAATGGTTGATTACTGGACCAACTTTGCAAAATATGGCGATCCTAATGGTGAAGGAATTCCTGAATGGCCGGTTTTCAGCAACGAAAATCCCGATGTGATGTACTTAAAAGGGGCAACACCTTTTGTGGGTGAAGTTCCAAGTGCAGCATCGTTAGAGGTCCTGAACGAGTACTTTGAGTGGCGACGTTCGTCCGAAGGCAAAGAATGGGTAAATAGTCTGGAATAA
- a CDS encoding alpha/beta hydrolase-fold protein, with the protein MIRIKHLLLVLIAALFVCPMLSQAQQANVNLDYNPQKDTEGLIPFSAPLNSPEVHDDHTVTFRLKAPEAKVVTITDGTILTALGRGREPLPLVKREDGIWSATVGPFKPDMYAYHFNVDGMQICDPSNTMAAFTAMPPYSQLIVHGDGPAYYDAKNVPHGNVTRHIYHSNVTNGEREMYVYTPPGYDASKKYPVLYLVGGSGELPSNWIYDGRANLILDNLLAEGKAEPMIIAIPNNQVIHRNHPQHTELTFDIFEKELRNHVIPLVDASYSTIQNPKGRAISGLSMGGRHSMFIGFRSLDLFANFGILSAGDATAETTLEHFLTDPKVNDKVDYLFIGQGTEEAKGFFSRRVDGLCKALDNHNIEYEYYVGGSGGHDWSTWRHLLYYRFLPNLWK; encoded by the coding sequence ATGATACGAATAAAACATCTGTTGCTGGTTCTTATTGCGGCTTTGTTTGTGTGTCCAATGCTTTCACAAGCACAGCAGGCCAATGTTAATCTCGATTATAATCCGCAGAAAGATACCGAAGGATTGATTCCTTTTAGTGCGCCTTTAAATTCTCCCGAAGTGCACGACGACCATACGGTAACTTTTCGCTTAAAAGCACCCGAAGCCAAGGTGGTTACAATTACCGATGGAACGATTCTTACCGCGCTTGGCAGAGGTCGTGAGCCTCTTCCGCTTGTTAAAAGAGAAGATGGAATTTGGTCGGCAACCGTGGGGCCTTTTAAACCCGATATGTATGCTTATCATTTTAATGTTGACGGCATGCAGATTTGCGACCCGAGCAATACAATGGCTGCTTTTACGGCCATGCCGCCTTACAGTCAGTTGATTGTGCACGGTGACGGCCCGGCGTATTACGATGCCAAAAACGTACCTCACGGAAACGTTACGCGGCACATTTATCATTCGAATGTTACCAATGGCGAGCGCGAAATGTATGTATATACACCTCCGGGTTATGATGCATCTAAAAAATATCCGGTGCTTTATCTTGTGGGAGGTAGCGGCGAATTGCCTTCAAACTGGATTTACGACGGCCGTGCCAATCTTATTCTTGATAATTTGCTGGCCGAAGGGAAAGCAGAACCGATGATCATTGCAATTCCGAACAACCAGGTAATTCACCGGAATCATCCGCAGCATACCGAACTCACTTTCGATATTTTTGAAAAAGAACTGCGTAACCATGTTATCCCATTGGTAGATGCAAGTTACAGCACCATTCAAAATCCAAAAGGACGCGCCATTTCAGGTTTGTCGATGGGTGGACGCCACAGTATGTTTATCGGCTTCCGTTCGCTCGATTTGTTTGCAAACTTTGGAATCCTTAGCGCTGGTGACGCAACTGCCGAAACTACGCTTGAACATTTTCTGACCGATCCGAAGGTAAACGACAAAGTAGATTATCTTTTTATCGGACAGGGAACGGAAGAAGCCAAAGGATTTTTTAGCCGGCGAGTTGATGGATTGTGTAAGGCGCTTGACAATCACAACATCGAATACGAATATTATGTGGGTGGCAGTGGTGGCCACGATTGGTCAACCTGGCGTCATTTGTTGTATTACCGGTTCCTTCCAAATCTCTGGAAATAG
- a CDS encoding alpha/beta hydrolase-fold protein, with product MNYILNRTDFRRAKLLVVFCLLAGFVSAQMPENSIPAPTNNNANQCPCIMPDNSVVFQVKAPNAQKVQIDLGKKYDLEKGADGVWTVQTEPIVPGFHYYFLVIDNVPVADPASQSFYGTGKMTSAIDIPEEGVDFYEIKDVPHGALSSKYYYSDYTKSWRHLFVYTPPGYDKNTREKYPVVYIQHGGGEDETGWAVQGKTDIILDNLIAEGKAKPMIVVISNGNVRVPGGGFGGYSSQGMARFKEEMTKNIVPFIDKNYRTLTDAKNRALCGLSMGGGQSFYVGLESPEFFGSVCVFSSGLFGGIRTSGSGFDAEKEIPGLLSESEKFNKNLDLFYISCGEQDMRIEHTKKAIKRMRENGLDVEFNSFPGDHEWQVWRKSLHDFASRVFQ from the coding sequence ATGAACTATATACTTAATAGAACTGATTTCAGGCGAGCAAAGCTGTTGGTCGTGTTTTGTTTGCTGGCAGGTTTTGTTTCGGCACAAATGCCCGAAAATTCTATTCCGGCACCTACCAATAACAACGCCAACCAGTGCCCGTGCATTATGCCCGATAACTCGGTGGTGTTTCAGGTAAAAGCGCCCAACGCCCAAAAAGTGCAGATCGACCTCGGTAAAAAGTACGACCTGGAAAAAGGTGCAGATGGTGTTTGGACGGTTCAAACCGAGCCTATTGTTCCCGGTTTTCATTATTACTTTTTGGTGATTGATAATGTGCCCGTTGCTGATCCGGCGAGCCAGTCGTTTTACGGAACCGGAAAAATGACCAGCGCCATTGATATTCCTGAGGAAGGAGTGGATTTTTATGAAATTAAAGATGTTCCGCACGGTGCTTTAAGTTCGAAATACTACTATTCGGATTACACCAAAAGCTGGAGGCACCTGTTTGTTTATACACCTCCTGGCTACGATAAAAATACCCGCGAAAAATATCCGGTGGTTTATATTCAGCACGGTGGTGGCGAAGATGAAACCGGCTGGGCTGTGCAGGGAAAAACCGACATTATTCTGGATAACCTGATCGCTGAAGGAAAAGCCAAACCAATGATTGTGGTAATTTCCAACGGAAACGTTAGGGTACCCGGTGGAGGGTTTGGCGGCTACAGCAGCCAGGGAATGGCTCGTTTCAAAGAAGAAATGACGAAGAATATTGTTCCGTTTATCGATAAGAATTACCGCACACTGACGGATGCTAAAAATCGTGCCCTTTGCGGACTATCGATGGGAGGCGGGCAGTCGTTTTATGTGGGCCTCGAAAGCCCTGAATTTTTTGGCTCTGTTTGTGTGTTTAGTTCCGGGCTGTTTGGTGGAATCAGAACCTCGGGAAGTGGTTTTGATGCCGAAAAAGAAATTCCGGGACTTTTATCAGAGTCTGAAAAATTCAATAAAAACCTGGATTTATTCTATATTTCGTGTGGCGAGCAGGATATGCGTATTGAGCATACCAAAAAGGCAATAAAAAGAATGCGCGAAAACGGACTGGATGTGGAGTTCAATTCTTTTCCCGGCGACCACGAGTGGCAGGTTTGGCGAAAGTCATTACACGATTTTGCATCAAGAGTATTTCAGTAA
- a CDS encoding alpha/beta hydrolase-fold protein yields the protein MKNTILLIAALFISGNCVAQDVVEDFQPSSVNQPGKQYPQVNSEGRVRAQILAPEANNVRLDIGGVKYEMVKDENGVWTGESEPQDVGFHYYQLNVDGASVPDPGTKYFYGAGRWGSGIEIPADDRNIYALKDVPHGLVSEQTYFSEITQAFRRCFVYTPAEYAENPEKRYPVLYLQHGSFEDETGWPGQGHANRILDNLIAANKAVPMIIVMDNGYAYKPQSSGGGRPAMVFEEVMLNEIIPMIDKRFRTIADREHRAIAGLSMGANQTMRICMNNLDKFAYYGGFSGTSNYPSPDEINVETFLNGAFKNGKSVNEQMKVFWLGLGTKEPEPFPGSVGAFRNMLEKQGIDYVYYESPETAHEWQTWRRSLHQYAQLLFK from the coding sequence ATGAAGAATACAATCTTATTAATTGCGGCTTTATTTATCAGCGGAAATTGTGTCGCTCAGGATGTGGTTGAAGATTTTCAGCCTTCATCGGTAAATCAGCCCGGCAAACAATATCCTCAGGTGAATTCTGAGGGCCGGGTTCGCGCACAGATTTTGGCACCTGAAGCCAACAATGTGAGGCTCGATATTGGCGGCGTAAAATATGAAATGGTAAAAGACGAAAACGGCGTGTGGACCGGTGAATCGGAACCGCAGGATGTTGGTTTTCACTACTATCAGTTAAATGTTGATGGCGCTTCAGTGCCCGATCCCGGAACCAAATATTTTTATGGTGCCGGCCGCTGGGGAAGTGGTATCGAAATTCCGGCCGACGATAGGAATATTTATGCGCTGAAAGATGTGCCGCACGGTTTGGTTAGCGAGCAAACCTATTTCTCTGAAATTACACAAGCATTTCGGCGATGTTTTGTTTATACGCCAGCCGAATATGCTGAAAATCCTGAAAAACGTTATCCGGTATTGTATCTTCAGCACGGAAGTTTTGAAGACGAAACCGGATGGCCCGGACAAGGACATGCGAACCGTATTTTGGATAATCTGATTGCAGCGAATAAGGCGGTGCCCATGATTATTGTTATGGACAATGGGTATGCCTATAAACCACAAAGTTCAGGGGGCGGTCGTCCGGCAATGGTTTTTGAAGAAGTGATGCTCAACGAAATCATTCCGATGATCGATAAACGTTTCCGAACCATTGCCGATCGGGAACACCGGGCTATTGCCGGTTTGTCGATGGGCGCCAACCAAACCATGCGGATTTGTATGAACAACCTTGATAAGTTTGCGTATTACGGCGGTTTTAGCGGTACTTCAAACTACCCTAGTCCCGACGAAATTAATGTGGAAACCTTTTTAAACGGAGCCTTCAAAAACGGGAAGTCTGTAAATGAACAGATGAAAGTTTTCTGGCTGGGCTTGGGAACCAAAGAACCCGAACCTTTTCCCGGCTCGGTTGGTGCCTTCCGCAACATGCTTGAAAAACAAGGTATCGATTATGTGTATTACGAATCGCCCGAAACTGCACACGAATGGCAAACCTGGCGGCGCAGTTTACATCAGTATGCACAGTTGCTTTTCAAATAA
- a CDS encoding alpha/beta hydrolase-fold protein, giving the protein MKKYISTLIVFFIFSLTLCVAQSEKPAIKEDFKPSVLNQPGKEYPMVNSQGYARFRIEAPEAQSVVVSLGLGGTRGGTPLTKNADGIWMGTTAGPMDEGFHYYHVTIDGGVFNDPGALNYYGSVRWESGIEIPAHDQDFYALKNVPHGHVQQVLFPSPSTETSRRAFVYTPPGYDKNQSQRYPVLYLQHGWGEDETAWMNQGRANLIMDNLIAEGKIDPFIIVNTYGMTNEIKFGGLRNFDVTPFQTVLVDELIPYVDEHFRTIPDQAHRAMAGLSMGGMETKDITMNKPEVFSHYALLSGGVYAPEDLKDHSNLKLVFISCGSKERPDGVKNAVVALKDAGYNAVSYVSEGTAHEFQTWRRSLYQLAPLLFKE; this is encoded by the coding sequence ATGAAAAAATATATTTCAACACTAATAGTGTTCTTTATTTTCTCGCTTACGCTGTGTGTAGCTCAAAGCGAAAAACCGGCCATAAAAGAAGATTTTAAACCTTCAGTTTTAAACCAGCCCGGGAAAGAATATCCCATGGTAAACTCGCAGGGATACGCTCGTTTCCGTATTGAAGCGCCCGAGGCACAAAGTGTGGTGGTTAGCCTTGGTTTGGGCGGAACAAGAGGCGGAACTCCGCTTACAAAAAACGCTGATGGCATTTGGATGGGAACCACTGCCGGTCCAATGGACGAAGGATTTCATTATTACCATGTTACCATCGATGGTGGTGTTTTTAACGATCCGGGAGCATTGAACTATTACGGTTCTGTACGTTGGGAGAGCGGTATTGAAATTCCGGCTCACGACCAGGATTTTTATGCCCTGAAAAATGTTCCTCACGGTCATGTTCAGCAGGTACTTTTTCCTTCGCCAAGTACCGAAACTTCTCGCAGAGCTTTTGTTTATACGCCTCCGGGTTACGATAAAAACCAGTCGCAGCGCTACCCTGTGTTGTATTTGCAACACGGCTGGGGCGAAGACGAAACCGCGTGGATGAACCAGGGACGTGCCAACCTGATTATGGATAACCTGATTGCCGAAGGAAAAATCGATCCGTTTATCATTGTGAATACCTATGGCATGACCAACGAAATTAAGTTTGGCGGTCTGCGAAATTTTGATGTTACTCCGTTTCAAACTGTTTTGGTCGACGAACTGATTCCTTACGTTGACGAGCATTTTCGCACGATCCCTGATCAGGCGCACCGCGCTATGGCCGGTCTGTCTATGGGGGGAATGGAAACAAAAGATATCACAATGAACAAACCGGAAGTGTTTTCGCACTATGCCCTGCTAAGTGGCGGTGTTTATGCTCCTGAAGATTTGAAAGACCATTCAAATCTGAAACTGGTATTTATCAGCTGCGGTAGCAAAGAACGTCCGGATGGCGTTAAAAATGCAGTCGTGGCTTTAAAAGATGCCGGTTACAATGCGGTTTCTTATGTTTCTGAAGGCACTGCTCACGAGTTTCAAACCTGGCGCAGAAGTTTGTATCAACTGGCTCCGCTACTGTTTAAAGAATAG